From the Geitlerinema sp. PCC 9228 genome, one window contains:
- a CDS encoding chromophore lyase CpcT/CpeT produces the protein MTHATDIATLARWMAADFSNQEQAWENPPFFAHVRVCMRPLPWELLDGVSLFVEQAYDYMLHRPYRSRVVKLIENNNRIEIENYVLNDPEKYLGGSREPERLSSLQAEELQLLDGCNMLVSWTGNSFEGNVEPGKKCAIVRKGKTTYLDSSFEIDERKFISHDRGFDMDTDEQVWGSVAGPFHFLRWQSFAHEVPI, from the coding sequence ATGACTCATGCCACAGATATTGCGACGCTAGCGCGCTGGATGGCGGCTGATTTTAGCAATCAGGAACAGGCTTGGGAAAATCCACCTTTCTTCGCTCACGTGCGCGTTTGTATGCGTCCTTTGCCCTGGGAACTGCTCGATGGGGTGAGTTTGTTTGTAGAACAAGCCTACGACTACATGCTCCATCGTCCCTATCGTTCTCGGGTGGTGAAATTAATTGAGAACAACAACCGGATCGAGATTGAAAATTATGTTCTGAACGACCCGGAAAAATATTTAGGCGGTTCCCGGGAACCGGAACGATTGTCATCTTTGCAAGCCGAGGAACTGCAGTTGCTAGACGGGTGTAACATGTTGGTTTCTTGGACGGGAAATTCTTTTGAGGGGAATGTGGAACCTGGGAAGAAATGTGCGATCGTTCGTAAAGGTAAAACCACTTATCTCGATAGTTCTTTTGAAATTGACGAGCGCAAGTTTATTAGCCACGACCGCGGTTTCGATATGGATACCGACGAACAGGTGTGGGGGTCAGTAGCCGGACCTTTTCACTTCCTTCGCTGGCAAAGTTTTGCCCATGAGGTTCCGATTTAA